A window from Neodiprion fabricii isolate iyNeoFabr1 chromosome 2, iyNeoFabr1.1, whole genome shotgun sequence encodes these proteins:
- the LOC124174726 gene encoding malate synthase-like — translation MSMLKESLAAAKKHDVFLASPPKNLKKEFDALFTLEAIEFLVDLITEFDDKVDQLYYTRFIKKYELKRNPKIPTFLETDITNSDWKVAPVGRRLQNRHLDLGDVSPSNLDHFTKALGCNVEGIQVDFDDGHCPTWRNQIVGLYNVYKAVRNELSNVLPIWKAPILMLRPRAWNMLEHNVTVNGKEVPGPLLDFVLLTFHNANILRYCESGPYFYLSKLEGASEAKLWDDIFTWTESRLDMPHGTIKACVLIENILSAFEMDQILFNLKDHSLGLNCGIWDYAASIINKFGNNKSFILPDRNKYVNMNRHFLKCYMELVVKTCHRRGAHATGGMAALLLPTEDDPDEFHRVVETVVNGKLAEIQMGVDGFMVFDSGLVPYINNLWKNYGGPSYNQIKYPGTPNDISEADLLRLPTGGVTVDGLKHNISITILFIFYWLQGVGHFAYKGAVEDSATAEISRSQIWQWIRHGAKFEDGNGNLLTRGLVDSYACQIIDHLLEEYCSNFQEKINLHTARDLFTEIVNHREFPDFITTYLNDAHVFRRLHHSRL, via the exons ATGAGTATGTTAAAAGAAAGTTTAGCTGCTGCAAAAAAACATGATGTGTTTTTGGCGTCTCCAccaaagaatttaaaaaaggaATTTGATGCTTTGTTTACGTTGGAAGCTATCGAGTTTTTGGTAGATCTGATAACAGAATTTGATGACAAAGTTGATCAACTTTACTACAcgagatttataaaaaaatatgaattgaaACGGAACCCGAAAATACCAACATTCTTAGAAACTGACATTACAAACAGTGATTGGAAAGTAGCTCCAGTGG GTAGACGACTGCAAAACCGGCATTTAGACCTTGGCGATGTCAGTCCATCAAATTTGGATCATTTTACTAAAGCACTCGGCTGCAATGTGGAGGGCATACAAGTAGATTTTGATGATGGCCATTGTCCAACATGGAGAAATCAAATAGTAGGCTTGTACAACGTGTATAAGGCGGTTCGAAATGAACTGTCCAATGTTCTTCCAATTTGGAAAGCGCCGATTCTTATGCTGCGGCCAAGAGCGTGGAACATGCTAGAGCACAACGTCACTGTGAATGGGAAAGAGGTCCCTGGACCTCTTCTAGATTTTGTTTTACTCACATTTCACAACGCAAACATATTGCGATACTGTGAAAGCGgtccatatttttatttatcaaaactGGAGGGTGCTAGTGAAGCGAAACTCTGGGACGATATTTTCACATGGACAGAGTCGAGGCTTGACATGCCTCACGGGACAATAAAAGCTTGCGTTCTGATTGAGAATATTTTGAGCGCATTTGAAATGGATCAAATATTGTTCAACTTGAAAGATCACTCATTGGGACTAAATTGCGGAATATGGGATTACGCGGCATcgataataaacaaatttggCAACAACAAGTCTTTCATCTTGCCTGATAGAAACAAATACGTTAACATGAATCGTCACTTTCTCAAGTGTTACATGGAGCTTGTGGTCAAAACTTGTCACAGACGAGGTGCGCATGCAACTGGCGGTATGGCGGCTTTGTTATTGCCAACAGAAGATGATCCAGATGAGTTTCACAGAGTCGTGGAAACAGTAGTAAATGGAAAACTTGCAGAAATTCAAATGGGCGTGGATGGTTTCATGGTGTTTGATTCCGGGCTTGTCCCCTACATAAATAATCTATGGAAAAATTACGGAGGGCCAAGTTATAATCAGATAAAGTATCCTGGTACACCAAATGACATTTCGGAAGCTGACTTGCTTAGACTGCCAACCGGAGGCGTAACAGTAGACGGGTTGAAGCACAACATATCGATAACCATTTTATTCATCTTTTATTGGTTGCAAGGTGTGGGCCATTTTGCATATAAAGGCGCTGTGGAAGACTCCGCGACAGCGGAGATTTCAAGATCGCAGATTTGGCAGTGGATAAGACACGGGGCGAAGTTTGAGGACGGAAACGGAAATTTACTAACGAGGGGATTAGTAGACAGTTATGCCTGTCAAATCATTGACCATTTATTGGAAGAGTATTGCTCtaattttcaggaaaaaatcaatttacatACAGCTCGCGATTTGTTTACGGAAATTGTCAACCATAGAGAGTTTCCTGATTTTATTACAACCTACTTGAATGATGCACATGTATTTCGTAGACTACATCATTCTCGCTTGTAA